GAAGGCCTTGATTGAGAACAGAACAGCCAACGGAAACGGATCTCCATTCGCACGCATCTCGACAACCGACAACGCCGCATCGACGCCTGGGCTTACACGGGCACGAGATCCAAATCGACTCAGACTCGCACCAGATCAACATTGGCATTCTGTCATATCTGTTTAACCGGCGACTAAAAGTCAGATCACCTATCGTCCTTATCCCCTCGTCACGGTATCAACAACCCTCGTGGGCAGCTTGAGTGGCCGACAGAACGACCGAAAGGCTCTCAGCACGCAACGCCAAGATCGCAAATCTTGGACATCTTTCGCCGCAATCCGCAACAGCTCTCGGAACTGCCGTCGAACCTGGGACGCCTGTGACGGGCCAGCCAACCGTGGAAAAACCAAACGAACCAACCACGAGCACGACCCAGCCTGCGACAGCTGCTGAAGCGTCTCCATCCTCGATTTGACCCATCTCTTGGATGGTGTGTGGCCCTGACGTCGTGGTTCCTCGCCTTTCCCAGTGACCAGCAACCGCCCCCAACCTCTGCCCTTTACCCCCTGTACCTTAGGCGCCGCCTGTACACCGAAGCGCAGTACCCCCCGCCAGACCAGACGCACACATCCACCACAAGCCCCCGACAGGATAAAGAAGCAGAGGACCCCCAGCGCTTCTGGACATTAGAATCCACCGCAGTTTAGCGACCTAGCTCCCCGAGACCCCCCGAAACAGCAACTCGCTCCATCACGATGGCGGCATTCTCGGGCCCAGGGATGCTCGTGGCACCCCACCAGCACCAACCACATCAGAGCTCCATGCTCGACTCAGCAGGTATGGAGACCCTCTTCTCTCAGTAATCATTCATTTTTGCCTCTCTTGCACTTGGGCCAAGCCAATCTTGGTAACCCCCCAATCCTCGCTCCAATCCGTCCCCCTCCTGTTCTCCCAGTCTCCGGGTCATTTCCCTCGCTCTCGCGTTGTTGCTTTGCCTTGCGTTTGTCATCGTCAAGCCCCGTCGCCCCGAAAGCGAGAAGCATCTCCGTGGATCGAGCCCGGGGCACCAGTGACGCGATCAACGTGGGACTTGGCCATCACGACCGTGTTGTCACTGGCTAAAGGGAAAGCATGCAACCGGCTGGAGCCTCTTTGCCTTGACAAGAGCATCCATCACCCAACGCATTCGCCGTCCATCCACAGGCGGGCAATCCTTTTCCGCCCTGCGGCTCCTGTGCTGTGCCTTGGCTTGGTGGGCGGACGGACTTGGGGCCTGGGCTGGGGGATCTCTTCACATCCGATCCCTGCCTCGCTTCCGCTTCACTCCCTGTCTGATCTCTCATTCTGCCTCATGCTTTGTCCTTGTGTCCCTTGTTCCTTGTCACCTTTGACCTTTCACCCTGTTCAACTCTCCCAAGTTTAATCAACCCCTGCGTGCTGACGTCTGTTTTGTTCGCGGTCGCCACAGATAAAAGTGCCGCTTCTGCTCCTTTGAGCCCAAATTCGGCCATCAGCTTCCCTTCTGCCTCATCGCCGCGTCAATATCTCACCGACCTGACCGAGTCAATTGTTCTCGAGGAAGGTGGAGAGTCTGGCAGCGAATCCGCCATTGAACCAGTCACTCCCATCAGTGGTCGTCAGTCCCAGGACTTTACGCTTGAGAATCAAGACCTCGCAGACCTCCAGAGCTACCAGTCCTACCAAGCTAGCTCAGTCACATCAGGCGCCGTTCCTATTCCTATTCCAGgcgccaacagcaacagcaaggcGCTCTATCAGACACAAACACAGtcttctcgtcgaccttCGCATACCGAATCTACAACCCCCAAGTATACGGACTACGAAGTCACCTCCACCGGAACTCCGCTCTCCAAACGGTCGACTCGCGGCTCGACCTCGAGCTTCAAGCGCACAATGTCCAACTTTTTCCGCCGCTCAAATTCCCAGGTGGCCAACAACTCGGCCATCATGGACTCTGCCACTCCTTCCGTTGTTTCTGCACCCACAGAACCTCAGACCAACGGTAACCCACGAGCCACCCACCGTCGGCGCTTCTCCATGAACCGCTCTTCGGCTACAACTCGCTCCAACTCGCCCCCGTCACCAAGCGATGCCGGTCTCGAAATGGCTTCAGTGCACCGTGAGCGCTCAGCCAACAACCTGCCCAGCCAGAGTGACTTCAAGAAGAACCGGGCCTCCACCGGTCTGAATCTCCGTGGCCGAACTATCGGCTTTGTTACTTCAAACGCCAAGAGTGCGAATGGAGACAAGCGCCCCCAGCTTAGCCGTCGAGCTAGCAGCTTCGACGGAAGCCGTCCCAACACTCCTCTGCCACCGCCCGCCGAGCAAGATGAGACCATGTACCCTCCCCAACGCAGCGTCTGGCCGCTCCCTCCGGACTCTGGTACTGGTGCCAAGGCTAGGCGCATGAGTCTTAGCCTCCCCGATGATTTTGCTGTCGATGTTGTCGAACTACAAAGCGAGTTTGAGTACCAGCGCAAGTTCCTTGGCCGTCATGGCAAGCATCTCGGAAAGGGAGCTGCCTCCAAGGTGAGGCTCATGATGCGCAAGGGTTACCCCGAAGAGCTCTATGCCGTCAAGGAATTCCGTGGTAAGTCTCGCCGTGAGAGCGAACAGGACTACGAGAACAAGATCAAGTCCGAGTTCAGCATCGCCAAGAGTCTGCACCATCCCAACATCATCGAGACTTTCCGCCTCTGCACCGACCACTCCCGTTGGAACCACGTTATGGAGTACTGCTCCGAAGGCGATCTCTTCAGCCTGGTTCAGAAGGGTCACCTCAAGGGTGAGGAGCGCAAGAAGGACCGCCTGTGTCTCTTCAAGCAGTTGATTCAGGGTGTTGCCTACCTCCACGCCAACGGTATTGCTCATCGTGATATCAAGTTGGAGAACCTTTTGATTACCAAGGACAGCAAGCTGAAGATTACCGATTTTGGTGTCTCAGAAGTCTTCTCAGGCACTCATCCTGGTCTTCGTGAGGCTGGCGGACAATGCGGCCGTAATATGGGTGAGGTTCGCCTTTGCTCTCCTGGCATCTGCGGCAGTGAGCCCTACATCGCCCCCGAGGTGCTTGCCAAGAAGGAAGCCTACGACCCTCGCGCCCTGGATGTGTGGAGCtcagccatcatcatgatctACCTCACCTTTGGCGGTGCTATTTGGTCCCGTGCTGAGGCGGGTAACCTGCACTACGACAAGCTCGTTGATGGCTGGAACAAGTGGTACGCTAAGCACCCCGAGTGCGATGCTTGTATTTCCGACAGCGACTACCCCAAGTGCTACGCCCTCGACGTTGGCGTTACTCCGCCTGCTCTTCGCCGCCTGTTGCTGCAGATGCTTAACCCCGACCCTCACAAGCGTATCGGCATTAACGAGGTCATCAACAACCGATGGATGAAGAATGTCGAGTGTTGCCAGGTAGAATCATATGACGACCCAGCTCTGGTTATCGACGCCACCAAGAAGGACAACAAGGTCAACGGAAACAAGAAGATCTTCTGCCACAATCACCTGCCCCCGAAGATGTCTGGCGGTCACTCCCTGGGCAAGATGCCAGGCCAACCTGGCTATTAGACGAATTTACGAATGTCAACGAAAcgagatttttttttcttgacGAGATGGGCCCGATTCAGTCACAGATACTATAATACGACTCTATCGGGCATGATATCACAAGCTGGGGCTTTCATTTCTTTCCTTTGTCTTTCGACAAGCAGCCCTCGAATGAGGGCATGCATTCTTTGACTGCGCTGCTTGTCATTTGCATGCATCTATAAGGGCGTTGGGGAGAGGACCATGGACTGGGGAGCTGGGCAGCCCGCATGGTCCGGAGTTGATGATTTCACTGTCGTTTCTCTTTACTTAGTGCTCTGAACTGTACATAACATACG
The window above is part of the Fusarium falciforme chromosome 3, complete sequence genome. Proteins encoded here:
- a CDS encoding Protein kinase domain-containing protein codes for the protein MAAFSGPGMLVAPHQHQPHQSSMLDSADKSAASAPLSPNSAISFPSASSPRQYLTDLTESIVLEEGGESGSESAIEPVTPISGRQSQDFTLENQDLADLQSYQSYQASSVTSGAVPIPIPGANSNSKALYQTQTQSSRRPSHTESTTPKYTDYEVTSTGTPLSKRSTRGSTSSFKRTMSNFFRRSNSQVANNSAIMDSATPSVVSAPTEPQTNGNPRATHRRRFSMNRSSATTRSNSPPSPSDAGLEMASVHRERSANNLPSQSDFKKNRASTGLNLRGRTIGFVTSNAKSANGDKRPQLSRRASSFDGSRPNTPLPPPAEQDETMYPPQRSVWPLPPDSGTGAKARRMSLSLPDDFAVDVVELQSEFEYQRKFLGRHGKHLGKGAASKVRLMMRKGYPEELYAVKEFRGKSRRESEQDYENKIKSEFSIAKSLHHPNIIETFRLCTDHSRWNHVMEYCSEGDLFSLVQKGHLKGEERKKDRLCLFKQLIQGVAYLHANGIAHRDIKLENLLITKDSKLKITDFGVSEVFSGTHPGLREAGGQCGRNMGEVRLCSPGICGSEPYIAPEVLAKKEAYDPRALDVWSSAIIMIYLTFGGAIWSRAEAGNLHYDKLVDGWNKWYAKHPECDACISDSDYPKCYALDVGVTPPALRRLLLQMLNPDPHKRIGINEVINNRWMKNVECCQVESYDDPALVIDATKKDNKVNGNKKIFCHNHLPPKMSGGHSLGKMPGQPGY